A segment of the Haemorhous mexicanus isolate bHaeMex1 chromosome 3, bHaeMex1.pri, whole genome shotgun sequence genome:
ATTGCAAGAAGGCCTAAACCTCTTGGCCTCTGGAAATAGCTCTTAACAAGTATGAAAGAAAGATACCTTCACCCAGATcttcagctgcagcaaggcCTCTGGAAAGCCATGGAGCAAGGAATCTGACCCTTGAGAAAACTGGCTGTGCTAGAGGTCCTTTTCTCAGATGATGACCAAACCACTAAGAGTCCAGACATCATAAAATGTATGGCAGTGATGTGGCTCAAACTTGGACAAATCTGGCCACCCATGTACACCCCTGTCATAGCAATGCTGCAGTGGAAGGAGAGGGACGAGACAGTAGTGCTGTGTCAAAGAGGCTCTGGTATTATGAAGACACTGGCCCAACAGAAGCAAAAATCTCAGCTGTGGAAACAGACCTGCAGCATGTATACAGAAAATGGAAGACAGAACTGAAGAGACCCATCAGAAACTCAGGAAGGAGATTAAAGAGGACCTTCTCTAAGCCTCTTCAGTACAGTGCAGGTGCCCTCTTATCTGATGCAGATGACCCCAGCTAAGGAGAGGGGGCACATCCCACGAGCTGACCTGTGGTTCTTCCTGTGTGAGCatggggaagatatgaggtgGGATGGAAAACTCATTTCTGTCTGGCAGCACAGGTGTGTAAACTAAAGGAGAAAACTACTAACAAGAGAGTTCCACCATTAGGAATGCAGCTACATCTTCCGGTAGCTGAGCTGCCAGGTATAACAGAAGGGAGAATGATATGTCAttccccttgaaggaacctctgGAATGTTCAGAATGGAAGAGTCAGTGGTAGCCAGGACAAGAGAGGCCCTGGCCTCCAGCCAGGTAAATGCTGGGGAAAATTGGGTCTTTTGGACTGTGTGGATCCAATGCCCTAGCACAACTGAACCACAAAGATACAAGGCTTTGGTTGACATTGATGCACAATGTACTTTAATACTACTGGGACATGTGGGGGTAGAACCTGTTTCTATTCTTGGGTCAACATGGGAGTCGCAGCAGTTGACTCTGTTGGGAGTTGAGGTACACTTGACTGGAAAGGAGTGGAGTAAACACCCTACTGTGACTGGTCCAGAGGTCCCATGTATTCCGGGAGTAGATTTTCTCAGGAGTGGTTATTTCAAAGACCCTAAAGGACTCAGGTGGGCTTTTGGAATACCTACTGTGAAGACAGAGGGCATTAGACACCTTGCCTGGTGTCTCAGAGTACCCTTCTGCAGCAGGAAAGTAGAACAGCAGGTACCAATGGCCACCACTACAGTACATCATCAGCAACACCACACAAACTGAGACTCTGGGATTCCCACACATAATATGATCCATGGGCTGGAGAGCCAGGGAGTGGTCAGTAAGACCCATTCATTCTTCACCAGTCTCATTTGGCCTGTGTGAAAGTCTGATGGGGAATGGAGATTAACTGTGGACTATTGTCACCTAACTGAATTTACACCATCACTGAGCGCTGCCGTGCTGGACATGCTGGAGCTCTAGTACAAGCTGAAGTCCGAGGCAGTGAAGTGGTAtgccactattgacattgccaatgcatttttctccattcctctggcagcagagtgcaggcccCAGTTTGACTTCACCTGGAGGGGTGTGCAGGACACCTGGAACcaactgccccaggggtggaaacacagccccaccatctcCCATGGCCTGATCCAGGTTGCACTGGAGAAGagtgaggctccagaacatctgcagaaCATCAATGACATCATTGTATGAGGGAACATGGCAGAGGAGGTTTATAAGAAAGGAGAGAGAACAATCCAGTCTTCTGAAAGCAGATTTTGCTATCAAATGAAGTAAATTCAAGGGGCCTGCccaggaaattaatttcctaagggtgaagtggcaagatggatGCAGACAGATGCCAAGAGAAATGATTAATAAGATAAGTGCTATGTCCCCACTGACCAGCAAGaaagaaacacaagctttcctaggcACCAtgggcttttggagaatgcacatcCTGAAATACAGCCAGATTGTTAGACCTCTCAACCTCATGGCAcgaaagaaaaattattttgactgGGGCTGTGAGCAACATCAAGCTTTTGAGAAGATCAAGCATGAGATTGTCCATGCAGTAGCACTTGGGCCTgtcaggacaggacaggatgtGAAGAATATGCTCTACACTACGGCTGCAGAGAATGGTCCTTCCTGGAGCCTCTGGCAGAAGCGATCTGGGAAGACTTGGGGCTGACCTCTTGGGTTTTGGAGTCATGCATACAGAATCTGAGCTACACCCCAACTGAGGAAGAGATTCTTGTAGCTTATGAAAGGGTTTAAGATGCTTCAGAAGTGACTGGCACTGAAGCACAGCTCCACCTGGTACCCTGaccaccagtgctgggctggataTTTAAAGGAAAGATCCCGGCAATACATCATGCCACAGATGCTACCCGGAGTAAATGGGTCCCCCTCATCACGGTGAGCTCAAATAGGAAACCCAAATCGACCTGGGATCTTGGCACATCATCACAAACTGGTCCAAAGGCGAGAACTTTTGATTATCATCAGAAGAGGAAGAACAGGTGACATGTGCTGAGGAAGCCCCACCATATAACCAGCTACCTGAAAGTGAAGGATGGTACATCCTCTTCACTGACGGATCTTGCTGTATTGTAGGGACCTGTAGGAAATGGAAGGGAGCTGTATGGAGCCCTATGTTGTGAGTTGTGGAAGCTACTGAAGGACGAGGTGGATCCAGTCAGATTGCAGAGTTGAAAATTGTCCAGCTGGCTTTGGACATTGCTGTTTAAGAGAAATTGCCAACactctacctttacactgacTGGTGGGTGGTAGCAAACACtctggggatggctggaaaggtggaaaaaggccaaaCAGGTCAAAGGCAGTGTAGAGGAAAACCAAGTTTGGGCTGCTAAAGAATGGCAAGACATCGGTGCCTGGGTAGAGAAGCTGACCGTTAAAGTCTGTCATGTAGATATCCCTGTGCTGAAGAGTCAGGCAACAAAGAACAGGTGGATCAAGCTACAAAATCAAGGTGTTACAGATAAATTTGCATTGGCACCACAAGGGGAAGTTGTTCCTAGCTAAATAGGCtcatgatgcctcaggtcagcagggcagagaggctACCTAAGAGTGGGCACAAGACTGAGAGGAGGATTTAACCCTGGACGGTCCTCCAGATTATCCATGATTGTGAGATGTGCTTATAGGACAAGTGACAGAGGGTAGCTTTGTACACATCTTCCCAGAGGAGTTGCAGGATGCCctatcatttattttttttccccaacatgAATATTCTGggtgttaggaaaattaatccacaaacatcagaagtttatgtccaaaaaggagacagagcagtccttttactttattcaaataaagggagaggccatgcAGCATTCCCATGGGATCTGTTAAATTTTTGAAGGACACAGCATTATTTTTATCCTAACGTCCtggccacatttcccttctctctttctgcattgactgaggtacttgagaggtacatACTTCCTGATTCACCTGataccaaagatttccctctaatgtataaccctcccttttaatttttaattcttatggaatttaggggtttttcttccccattgtttcttttatctttcaATGATTAattttatcagcaaacctaaagtttatttgtaaaagcaaatatctttctccattcatcaatcagtggaatccttcccattgtttcttttatctcccagtgctagttttatctaccagcagacccacagcttgtttgtagAGGCAAATCCGCTATTCCTTTCATGCGGCTGAATAAATGGATATAAAATCTTGGGATGAATTTGTACAGAATGTAGATGATTTGTTAATTAGAAATTTAGATAAGAAAGTTCTTTCCCATCCTGTGGTGATTATCTACAGCCCTCAGGCAAACCAGCACACCAAGCTGCAGtctgtgtctctgcagctgGCTCTTTGATTGCTACTTCTGTCCATTGGCTACGCTTATACAGCCCTCTCATCTTCCTCAATTCCTCCCTTTCTCTGCTCTCATCTTCTCCCAAATATGGAGCCAAGCCCAGGCATCATTTCCCCTGGCTCACAGGTTGGCCATGCCTGTGAACAGCCTTGGTGTTGCAGGGGGCATTGGCCCACTCACCTTGGCCTTCCACGGAATTCCTGGTGTCCTCTCCTACTGTTCCTGCCAGGTTCCTCTCCCCAGAATGACCCCAGCTCTTCCTTTGGGTATCTGTGAAGTGTGACCACCTCAAACATCAATCCTCCTTTGCTGCCTGTGAAATCTGGCTCTGCCTTAGGGCACTGGCACTCCAGTCAGGAGCCAGGAGTTTCCCTTGTCATGCTTGGGAGTTTCCCAGATCTGTTCCCTTAGCCCAGGCTCTCACCAGGCCCTAATCAGCAGCCCATGTGCATTTGAGCATCCCCCCCAAGGTGTCTGCTTTTTTCCTATGCTCTTCCTAGGCTTGATGTACCAGGTTCCTCCAGCCCATGGTGGCTCAGGGCCCTCTCCTCTCTGACCAGGCACTTTGGAGCTCTTTGCAGCCACTCTGTCCCTTTGTGCCCCCAGGCTCAttctgcaggtgctgagcaTGGCACTTCTTGTCTTACCCAGGAGTAAGACAATTGCACTGAAAAGATGGTTCTCTGTGAACAAAGGTAACTTTATTTCAACAACTAAATCAActccagtgtgtgtgtgtgcacagaggAGAGGAGTGTGGTCAGGACAGAGCAGGGTTTTGACCCTGAGGCTGCCTTTGGATCAGCAGGCATTGCTCCAGCAGGAAACACTCGCTGTGCACTGCAGCATGCCTTTGAGGCTGCCCATCCTAGTGGTCAAAAAGcactttaaacattttttgtgCTTATGTGGGCCAGAATCCAGTCATAGAAGTGCTGAACAGAGGTGTAGACTCCGGGCCGCCTTGCTCTACCACAGCTTTTTCCCCAGCTGGTCACTCCAACAACCCACCAGTAATCAGCATGGTTGTCTTGGCACATGAGAGGACCACCACTGTcaccctgcagcagaacagagagGATTCAGGCGATGTTGGGTGGCCCCTGTCAGCACTGGGGCTGTCTCCTTCTCTCTCACAGCCCTTGCCAGAACTGTATTCAGGTGCCTGAGCCTCCAGAAGCTGGCTGTGAATGGCTTGGGGTCCTGTAAATTAGCACTCTCTCTGTCCTCTCTGCACAGGACTCCTGGATGTGCAGAAGATGGAACTTTGGCACCTGGACCTCTACACTGCAAAGAGCACTAGCTGGGCTTTCTGGGCTTTTGGCACaaggggagccctgggcaggcaggtgtggATAGGGAGTGTGTGGGAagcccccacagcagctggggggaGAGCTGGGGCCAGAAGGGTCAATGAGTGGCCAGGCaaagcagggcctgggctgtgTTGGGCTGGtgcttccctggctgctggtgctgctgggggctgagtGGCTTGTGGCACACTCCTACCTGGCAGGTGTCAATCAGGCCCTGTGGGTAACCAGCACACACATTGTGGGTGTGTATTTTCCCTGAGTACCAGAAGGTGCCATTGCACAGCTGGATATTGATAGGGCGTACCATGGCCTCCTGCAGGTGATCCCTCGGGGTTTTATCTGTAAGCACAAAAAGAAACATCCCCTATCAGCTCCTTCCCAGTTCTTCTTCCTTGTCTGTGAGGGATCTCCTTCTGTAGGGCATGGCTATGCCTCTACAGAGGCACTGGGTGCTGTgaccctgctgcctgcctttgGGGAGCAGGCCAGGCCCATCTCTGTTGAGGTGTATGTCCTGCTTCCTGGCTTTGGCCTCTGCTATGGGGAAGCCCAAACCATCTCCTCAGTGGCCTGAGCAGGCTCTGGAGTCCCTCTTGGGAACTCACCTTTTGCATTGGTGGCACCCCAGCCAGCAATCCAGCAGTTATGCTCCTCTGACACTGAAAACCCTAAGATAGCGTCGGCCACACAGGCTAGCTGGATGTAAGGGCTGCACTGGACAGGCTTGCTCAGTTCCAGCAAGGCAATGTCATTGCTCATGTCACGTCTCTGATAGTTTTCATGACGCAGTAACTTCTTAATTTGACGGACTTGTGCCCCAGGGCCCGGCTGAGTCAACTGGGTGGCCCCAATCAACACATACACCATGCTGGTGTTACTGGAAGGAAGATGGAAAGAGGGCTGAGAGGGAGCAGAGACGTgccacagcagcccagcagtTGCCAGAACTCTGCTtggaaaggcagagagggagcagTGCTCTGGCAGGTATGAGTGCCCTCGCACACCTTAGGCTGGGGGAATGTCAAGCTGGAGGCTGCTAGGAAGCCTTGTCAGGAACCCAGGCTTCTCCTGAGCAGTGTGACAGCCTGGCTGCCTGAGAGGAAAGGGCATGGGAGTAGCAGGTGATGCTGCTGACAGGGCACCTGCTGGTGTTGTGGGgatgtccccattccctgccctttcTTACAAAATGAGGTCAAAGCAGTGGGCTGCTGTGAGGACCCACTCTGCACTAATGAGAGACCCTCCACAGAAATGCTTTGTGCCTGGTATCTTCGGATGCTGGATGCTGACAATCCAGGGCCAGGCCCCTGGCTTGGCATCTGCACCACCAACGATACGTGTTGTGCCGTCGTCACGACTCTTGTACCCAGAGTGAGACACCATGGGTCGGAGGCCACAAGTCCATCTGCAAGCAGAAAGTTGTTTCCATGCTGCTTCATGGCCTGCTGTGGCTCAGGCTGAAGCTCAGCCCTCTGCCCTCTCCACAAGGGCTTGTACACACAGCAGGCCAGGGAAGCCCATGGGGTGTGCGTCTGTCCGTGCCAGCACCTGGCTGCTGGCAAGGAACTGAGGCTTCCCATGGTGGGTGGGAAGCTGTGGCCTGGCCATGGGGGACAGGCGCGTCCCCTCCAGGGAAGGCTGTAAGTGTTGCCATGGCTCCCTCCCAGGGCCTGGGGCCACTTACCCACAGGTGTACTggatgctctgtgccagcccggCCACGGTCAGCAGGACGAGGAGGCCGAGCCAATtcatggctgccagaggcacgTGTCAGCTGCAAGCACTGAGAGCTCCGTGCAGCACCACAGCCACAGCCGCAGTGCCTGCAACAGCAGCGCTGCCCGTGGTGCCCTCGGCCCCGGGGCTGATGTCATGGAGGGTTGGGTTCTGTattctgctccagctccctgccccaaATGGATTCCTCAGCCGCTGCCTGCCCCAGGAACTGCACAGCCTCATCCTGCAAGAAGAGGGGCcagaagaaagcagcagagagcctTCTTACAAGGGCATGTCCTAAAAGGACAAGGGACAATGGCTTCACAGTGACAGAGGGTATTGGTAATCACATATCCTCTGTACAGAGACAGACATAGCTCTCTCcgaggattttcctgggaagctgtgagaaagctcagaggaaagaatgagaaacaattctccTCTTCACTTGCTAcacctgttgttgtgcacatgtggaatgtgttttggagatttgtttaccaaagggtgatttttttaaattggacTCTGGTGGTGGTGTTTTGGATGCATTGACCAATTGGATCCACATGTGTGTTATGACAGTCTGGCAAGGGTGATGGGTTTTTCCTAATAGTATAGAATAGTACTGTATAATAAAGcaattgatcagccttctgaaatcatggagtcaatgctcaTTATTCCTGCGTTGGGGACGTCATGCTACAATAAGGATAGCTTCAGCTGGGATCATAGGAAGGAAATCTTGATTGTGACAG
Coding sequences within it:
- the LOC132325768 gene encoding acrosin-like, which translates into the protein MNWLGLLVLLTVAGLAQSIQYTCGWTCGLRPMVSHSGYKSRDDGTTRIVGGADAKPGAWPWIVSIQHPKIPGTKHFCGGSLISAEWVLTAAHCFDLIFNTSMVYVLIGATQLTQPGPGAQVRQIKKLLRHENYQRRDMSNDIALLELSKPVQCSPYIQLACVADAILGFSVSEEHNCWIAGWGATNAKDKTPRDHLQEAMVRPINIQLCNGTFWYSGKIHTHNVCAGYPQGLIDTCQGDSGGPLMCQDNHADYWWVVGVTSWGKSCGRARRPGVYTSVQHFYDWILAHISTKNV